One Mangifera indica cultivar Alphonso unplaced genomic scaffold, CATAS_Mindica_2.1 Un_0045, whole genome shotgun sequence genomic window, TCAGTAAagtgtgaaattttttatggaaCTTTATCTTTAGTTCATTGATGCAATAGTTTAAtccattttttcttcctttttgtaGGTTGCTACGCCCGGACGCCTTATGGATCATCTAACAAACACCAAAGGTTTTTCGCTGGCCACATTGAAATATTTGGTATGATTTTCTTATGTGTGTATGCATATGTAGACCATATTGCTTATCAAAGAGTTTATGTTTAGAACTGGTAAAAATTCCTTTGAGGCtttaaaacttttcaaaaagaGTAATGCAAAGTGATTACATTTGTACGGTCCTTAAGTATCAAAGTAACTTATCTCACTCTGGATAACTTTTCTTTTGGGCATTTTCTTGGTTTTATTGATGTAAGTAATTTGAAGATGAAATTACCAAGGTTAGATTGTGTTAGAATACATGAGACAATATATACTCTTGTTTTCATTAGAAACAGAGGAGTAGAAGACTGACAGTGTGTATGGTGTGcaaatatttgtatgtatatcCGTGTGCTGTGGTTACATACAACTGTCAGATGCAAATTTTTAATGAGCATGCACAATTTTAGGCGGTTTTGACCTGACTAAAAGTCTAAAGTATTACATCTATGTGACCAAACTTCATTTGCTTTCAGTATAACGACTTATCTTATGCCTGATGTTTATTGTGTGCATGTTGCAGGTTCTAGATGAGGCAGACAGACTACTAAATGAggaatttgaaaaatcaattgatgaaattttgaatgtaaTTCCTCACTCAAGGAGAACATACTTATTTTCCGCCACAATGACCAAGAAGGTATATACACTTTAAGTTCTCATTCctagtttgatttgattgtgatttgtgatttgattgaattacgatttggatttatttaattactgaCTTTGAAACCTAATATTGCACCAAGAATTGGGGTAAAAAAGGGTTTAAAGAACAGTTAGAGTGAATGAAAGAGGAAATGAAATAAGGGATCAATTCATTTGTCAAATCCCAAGAACATACTAGGTTTAATAAATGTCTATCCTTTCTTTACTTAATGAGATTAATGTTCCAAAAACCAAGATGATCCAATTGGTAATTCTAATTAACAATAGAGGAAAATGAAAGTAAGGGAGCAATGTTTCAatatttcatttgttaaagCCCAAGAACATACTGGGCTACATAAATGTctatatcttttcttttcttaatgaGCTTAATGTTCCTAAAATCAAGATGATccaatttgtaatttttattaaaaaatctttaatcaaCAGAAAacctattaaaaaaatcttttctctcATGTTCAAAGTTGTAGTTAGTGCTATAActcttatgttttattaatttgtacTATCAAACTTGCAGGTGAGAAAGCTCCAGAGAGCTTGTTTGAAGAATCCTGTAAAGGTAATGATTATAATACGCTGGCACATCATATCATATAATGTCTTTTGcctgaaaaagaagaaaactccTTGAAGTGTATTCATCCTTAATAGttcttttattgatatttaacaGCTGtctcttctttaatttattcaGATTGAAGCATCATCTAAATATTCCACTGTTGACACACTAAAGCAGCAGTACCGCTTTATTCCTGCTAAATACAAGGTTTGTCCTCTTCTTTGCATTATGCTTGTTAAAAATGTGTGAAAGGCAAAAATCGAGTGTAGAACCTTTTATATGCTAGTACTGCTAGTATTAACTAGTTGAAGTTTTCTTTATTCCTCTCAAggtttttaatatgaaatttgacTGAACTGCGCTTTAATGAGACAGTTTTTCGATCTTTGTAACCCCAATGCGTGCAATGTTTATGCTAATCTTCCTTGAATACATTTCACTGTTGAAAAGATTTgagaatttttctttaaaaatgtgCAAGGTCATTTCAGTTCTGTTACTTTAAGCCATGCTCTGCCCTGGAGAAAACTCTTATGGACTACTGTATTTGAGGTTCAGATTTATCAAGGGGTGATATTTTTGTCTATAATGGTTTGCATTTGAGATATGGAAACCATAGAAGCTTTGAACTTTACTTTTGCTTACCACTGCAGTTGTATAAGAAAATAGAGTTCATGATATTGTTGAACatattcaaacatatattttaagaattttatgtGAACTTTGCAACCATATTTTCATCAATCAGAAGTCAGGATCTGCTCTTATTCATTACATGCTTTCCTATGCTGCTGATGCATGACATCTAACttgcatttatttttatttacctGTACTTGCAGGATTGCTATCTTGTATATATCCTGACTGACATGCCAGGATCTTCAACGATGGTTTTCACTCGAACATGTGATGCAACTCGCTTTTTAGCTTTGATGCTTAGAAATCTCGGTCAAAGAGCCATCCCAATTAGTGGCCAGATGAGCCAGGTATATTTAGTCCTAGTGACTTCTGTTgtcatcttttattttattgttgcttactatttttcttactttGTCAATTGAACAAATGTGACAGTCAAAAAGACTTGGTGCCTTGAATAAGTTTAAGGCTGGAGAGTGCAATATTCTTATTTGCACTGATGTGGCAAGTAGAGGGCTTGATATTCCTTCTGTTGACATGGTTATCAATTATGATATCCCAACAAACTCTAAGGTCAGATTTCCTATATGCACTAATGTGACAAGTAGAgggttattatatttatataggtGTGATGATTTTAGTTCTGAATATTCTTATTTGCTTCAGGATTACATCCATCGAGTGGGAAGAACTGCACGTGCAGGACGATCTGGTGTTGCAATCTCACTAGTGAATCAGTATGAGTTGGAATGGTATATACAGATAGAGAAGCTTATTGGTAGGTTCTACATTATTTCCTTTGCTCAGAAGTGTTATCAATGAGCGTTTCCAACACTCTtaacattttatcttgtttCAGGCAAAAAGTTACCTGAGTTTCCTGCTCAAGAAGAGGAAGTCCTACTATTGTTGGAGCGTGTCATGGAAGCCAAAAGATTATCCATCATGGTATTAAACTGTTTTCATTTGCCTTATCCCAAAAAGAGCATTGATAATGATTTTTACCAAAGTAAAAATGTTCATTATATGTGTCcaacttttgttttgttatatcTGTATCAATATCATAGTTAACGTCGTGGTTATTCACTTTAATCAATCCTCTGTAGACAATCAAAGAATCTGGAGGCAAGAAGAGAAGAAGGGGTGgaggagatgaagatgatgatgtcGAAAGAACTCTCGGACTCAACAAGAAACTGTCCAAGAATAAGAGGAGATAAGATTAGGGTTTCTTTGCATGTGTGATACTTGGTAATTTGATCCagattttgtataaaattaaaaaaataacttatcACTATAGTATCTGTGAGGGAAGAAATCCTTCTAGTTTTTTTCTTGAATGATTGCAATTTTGTAGCTTATGGTTCTTGTTTTTACATTATTCCAATAGACATTTTATTCTTTCATATAGCTAGTGGTTCTCGAcattgaataattaatattttataatcaatctatcatatttatatgtaacacagtattatggttttatttattgaaGCATATTCTTCTCTTTCGGCAACTCCTAAAGTTGATCCCAGATAGCTTGAGTTTGGCTTGTTGTTCAAATAGTCAAgccaagtttgagtttgaattgattgaatttgttttcatgaaagagttgagtttgaatcgatttaaaatatttgaatttaagtttgattcaaatcaaattcgaagTAAAGTTATTTCTAAGTCGGGTTCAaactttgattttataaattaagtcgagtttgagttaaaaaaactttagtttATCGATATTGAGTTAAgtcttttaaattcaaattgatatttaattagttattttcaagtttaattcgGAATGAATCTAACCTTATAATTACCCATGAAAACATTTCAATTccttacaattatataataaaaaaattgctagTAATCTCGTTGATCTTTTGATAACTGGGATTGGATTTAAGTTAAGTTAATTCTAAACATAGGTAATGACATGTTTTAAATTTCACTTCAAGCCCAGACCCAGCAGAATGGCATATAATTTGAGGGCAATGGGTTATTCTCATAAGCCTCAATTCAGTTTCAGTACAAAATTTCAACCCAATTTGCAACATCCACAGCACATGGAACCAAAACTCCACACATTTCTCAAATTGCGCAACTTTTTATACACCTCACAAAAGCTCTCTTTGTCAATAAAAGCCACTCATGCAAACTGTTTATTCTATTTCACCAGCAGGATCGCTGCCTGTTCGACTAAATGCCAAGCTGAACCTGAAGCACCACAATTCCAACCAAATTTCACCCCAAGTGACTCAGTAGAAGTTTTAAAGAAATGGGGTCGTAGTGATGATGACATTTCAAAGATTTTCACGAGGAGGCCTTCACTTCGGAAGGCTGATGCTGTTCAGCTTCAATCCAAGCTCAACATACTAAGTCGGTTAGGGTTGAACTCTTCTGACCTTCTCAAGATTATTAATATTCGCCCGCGATTCCTCAGCTCTTGTCTTAACCACTGCTTCGATGAGCGACTTGATTATTTCACTAAGTTTTTTGGTTCAAAAAGTTTGTTTTGTAAAGCCATTGTTAGGAACCCTTCACTGTTGACTTATGATTTTCACTATTGTATTAAGCCCATTATCGGTTTGTATGAGCAAATGGGGTTGAGTACTCAAGACTTGATCCCTATGCTCATTTCGCGACCTACATTAATCCCTCGTACTTCATTGGATGATCAAAAGATCGATTACATTAGGAGAGCAGGCATTACGAAAACTGCAAAGATGTATAAATACGTGGTTACTGCCATTGccatttcaaaaattgaaaccaTCCAAGAAAAGATATCAAACTTTGAGAAGTTTGGTTTCTTAGAGgatgaaattttgagttttttcgGAAGTGTCCAGTAGTTTTAACCTTGTCAATTGATAAGGTTCAAAGGAACATGACTTTTGTTGTGGGAACATTGAGGTTCCCTGCAAGTGTTGTGCTTCAGTATCCGTTTTTGTTGTTGTTCAACCTTGAAACTATCTTGAAACCAAGATATGTTCTAGCTGAGAAAATTCAAGACATGGGTTTGTCTCCGGAGATTAAAGAGCAGGCTACAATGTTGAGAGCTATAAGAATGACAGAAAAAAGGTTCTTAAAAGTGTATGTTAATTGTCACCCACAAGAAGTTGCTGACCAGTTGATGGAGATGTATAGAAATGCAAAATGTGCCAAGAGATTGGCAGTAGACTCTAAGAAGATTGTGCGGAAAGGGGTTCCTTTCTGATATTGTTTCAATGTTGATTTCGATTGTATTCAGccaaatttatttgttttacaaTAACACATGAAAGAGTACTTTTGCATACCTCAGAAATCAGAATAGTGGTTTTTGGGATCGATTCTGTTGTTTTGGAAATGATATGGCTTTGATTTAGAAAAGCtcatgtttatttgataaaattttgcatttgcATAGTAAATTCACATtaataaatcatcaaattgGAAGTCATGTGAGATTATGATGTGGACtggttaaagaagaagaattttagGAGGGGAAAAAAACAGTATTGAGAGAAGAAGAATATGACAAGAATCAAGAGAGAATTTAGGAAGAAGATTGAAGGATTTTAGACATGTAACTTTTTCGTTTCATTACCAGCCAGCCCTTTTTATGCCATAAGTTGGCTCACCAAGCCAACCAATTATCGCAATCTCTCTCCACTCGCGTATTTCTACTTGCATAGTTTCCCTCACAAAATTCTATTCGGATAGCCTTTCTTTGCATAGccataataactttttaaactaattaCTCTATTTTATAAATGTCATAACAACGTCTTGTCACTCTTCTTCTCATCTCTTAACTACATTTCCTGCATTTTagtttatatcatattaatttgagttttcataaaattttattgcaaatatcattaattttcaatttgataacAAACTTTACCAAGTTAGGAAAAAAGGGTCAATTTGAATTTTGGTGGAACTAGTTTATACTAAGTGTAATAGAAAAGGTTGATATTAATAGTGgaaaaaacttgaattcaatataataaaattacaataaaattacttttatatctaatttaaaatcaaatatttataccGATTAATAGGTACATGTTTATGCATGAATAGACCCTATATGTAATCAAACCATTAGAGTTCATTTGGATTAAATCAAACCCAATATGTCATCAtgcaaatatttcaatttttaaaattatctaataaaaataaattgataattcgGATAACATTTTGATAGTTAGGGTTTGATTCAAGCTCAATCGAGTTTGAatatagattaatttaaatttgatatgaatattAAATAGTTAATACAAATTCATTCAAACTAACTAAAAATGTCACTAAAATTAGTCCGCATAATGAATAATGTTCGTGTCATTGGAAGAAAGTTCCCATGAAACTTGGAATGTTTTATTTCACTTCACTGAAGAGGCCCAACCCAACCGGATGGCTTAAAATTTGAGGGCGCTGGCTCATTTTCTTAAACCGCAGCCTAGCCTGAACTCAATACAATCTTTCAACCCGATTTGCAACATCCAGATGGAACCAAAACTCCACACATTATTCAAATTGCGCACCTTTTTATCCAGCTCACAACACCACTTGCTGTGTTTGTCCAGAAAAGCCACCAATGGGGTTGCTTTATGCTATCGCACTACCAAGATCGCTACCTGTTCGACGAAATGCCAAGCTGAACCTGAAACACCAAAACTCCAACCAAATTTCACCCCAAGTAACTCTGTAGAAGTTTTAAAGAAATGGGGTTGCAGTGATGATGACGTTTCAAAGATTTTCACGAGGAGACCTTCACTTCGGGAAGCTGACTCCGTTCAGCTTCAATCCAAGCTCAACATACTAAGTGGGTTAGGGTTGAAGTCTTCTGACCTTGTCAAGATTATTAATTGTCGCCCGCGGTTCCTCAGTTCTCGTCTTAACCGTTGCTTCGATGAGCGGTTTGGTTACTTCACCAAGTTTTTTGGTTCCAAGAGTGTGTTTTGTAAAGCCATTGTTAGGAACCCCTCCTTGTTGACTTACGATTTTCACCAAAGTATTAAGCCCACTATTGGTTTGTATGAACAGATGGGGTTGAGTACTCACGACTTGATCCCTATGCTCATTTCCAGACCTACATTAATCCCTCGGACTTCATTGGATGATCAAAAGATTGATTACATTAGGAGAACCGGCGTTCCGAAAACTGCCAAGATGTATAAATATGTGGTTACTCTTATTGccatttcaaaaattgaaaccaTCCAAGAAAAGATATCAAACTTTGAGAAGTTTGGCTTCTTAGAGGATGAAATTTTGAGGTTTTTTGGAAAGTCTCCACTATTATTAACCTTGTCAATTGATAAGGTTCAAAGGAACATGACTTTTGTTGTGGGAACATTGAAGTTCCCTGCTAGTGTTGTGCTTCAGTatccatttttgttgtttttcaaCCTCGAATCTGTCTTAAAACCAAGACATGTTCTAGCTGGGAAAATTCAAGACATGGGTTTGTCTCCGGAGATTAAAGGTCAGGCTACAATGTTGACAGCTATAAGAATGACAGAAAAAAGGTTCTTAAAAGTGTATGTTAATTGTCACCCACAAGAAGTTGCTGACCAGTTGATGGAGGTGTATAGAAATGCAAAATGTGCCAAGAGATTGGCAATAGACTCTAAGAAGATTGTGCGGAAAGGGTTTCCTTTCTGATATTGTTTCAATGTTAATTTGGATTGTATTCAGccaaatttatttgtttcacAATAAACCATGAAAGAGTTCTTTTGTATACCACAGAATAGTGGTTAGTGGTTTTTGGCATGAAATATGTTTTTGTGGAAATGATATGGTTTTGATTTAGAGAAgttcatatttatttgataaaattagacATAGCAAAATAGGTGGGATACTCGTATTACCTGTGGGTACCTGCTCGAAAAAAGGGGTATGAGTTTCAAGTTTTTAGACCCTG contains:
- the LOC123206671 gene encoding DEAD-box ATP-dependent RNA helicase 10-like, translating into MAEETEEVKSFKELGLRNELVEACDNLGWKNPSKIQAEAIPHALEGKDLIGLAQTGSGKTGAFALPILQALLDIAENQRTVPAFFACVLSPTRELAIQIAEQFEALGSGISLRCAVLVGGVDMMQQTLALGKRPHIVVATPGRLMDHLTNTKGFSLATLKYLVLDEADRLLNEEFEKSIDEILNVIPHSRRTYLFSATMTKKVRKLQRACLKNPVKIEASSKYSTVDTLKQQYRFIPAKYKDCYLVYILTDMPGSSTMVFTRTCDATRFLALMLRNLGQRAIPISGQMSQSKRLGALNKFKAGECNILICTDVASRGLDIPSVDMVINYDIPTNSKDYIHRVGRTARAGRSGVAISLVNQYELEWYIQIEKLIGKKLPEFPAQEEEVLLLLERVMEAKRLSIMTIKESGGKKRRRGGGDEDDDVERTLGLNKKLSKNKRR
- the LOC123206674 gene encoding transcription termination factor MTERF9, chloroplastic-like translates to MEPKLHTLFKLRTFLSSSQHHLLCLSRKATNGVALCYRTTKIATCSTKCQAEPETPKLQPNFTPSNSVEVLKKWGCSDDDVSKIFTRRPSLREADSVQLQSKLNILSGLGLKSSDLVKIINCRPRFLSSRLNRCFDERFGYFTKFFGSKSVFCKAIVRNPSLLTYDFHQSIKPTIGLYEQMGLSTHDLIPMLISRPTLIPRTSLDDQKIDYIRRTGVPKTAKMYKYVVTLIAISKIETIQEKISNFEKFGFLEDEILRFFGKSPLLLTLSIDKVQRNMTFVVGTLKFPASVVLQYPFLLFFNLESVLKPRHVLAGKIQDMGLSPEIKGQATMLTAIRMTEKRFLKVYVNCHPQEVADQLMEVYRNAKCAKRLAIDSKKIVRKGFPF